tagactactggtatttaatttgtgcattgacaataaagctgaatatcatatgaactagatgactaaacttatgcatatgtagaagaagaaacattcacaaaaatccatgacatgacctctcttcttgatagctgttgaaaacggcatggaactgacagggattgttttgtttaataataaataaatacattatgctgctaccttctgcttttcccaaatacaatgtagcctacacctttcatcagtccagttgcaatggatggactgtgatgaactgccctatttGTGATTGTTtggagattttaaaggttttataacaatgcaaCAAAtcttttggcaagtgctacaaatctattcacctttgtagcgccagtaggctactttgtgtgccgcctgcaaacacacattccaaacaagcatacacaaaagtttcaagagtgggggatggagtagaagatggagacaaattcattaatatgatttattttcgcggaatggatgtacaggactgagcggcggtcatattttgtctAGTTCATCTAGTCATCTAGTTAATGTACTGAGCGCACCTTTAGCGTCATTTCTCAACAGGGTTCCATGCATTAAAGTCTATCTGACTGCCCTGCATGTTTGAAAATGATGCTAAAGAGGTGCCCAGTGCATTGAAAAGTGACATAAGGACTCATGTTCCTACATGGCACACCAAAGTAACATAGTGCAGTACCAGGCGTTTCGGCCATGCAGTGGCAGTGACCGAGACACCATTCCCCCTACTGCAAGTGGACATGTGTGGTCAGTACACAAcatcattattttaaggtaaaaccTTTTCATCACTTTTGGAACAGTACTCTGTCCCACTACGTAGTCAGTGTGGGATTATAGAGGAGTTAGTCATTGGGTGGTTGGTAGCCCAATCAGGGTAAATGTCCAGGTTAAATAATGGTATACCCCATGTACTGGTACCAAGCAACAATCCCAAAACACTGATAACATTCACACCAACGCCGGCTTTAATCTGTGAAAACAAGTTCAGTGAAGACTTAAGTTAGTGAGGAGAGACATGTCAGCATGTGATATAAAGCAATGATTGTAATAATGCTCATCTCATACATTTAACTGTAGAATCACTAAAGCAACTATTGTCCTAAGAATGTGCAGCCCTACTTAATTCATTTGTGTTGGAGAATGTTCTTAAGTATGATTGAGTTCTCACCATATCCCAGGTGGTCAGATGGCCATAACTGAAGACGATGGCATTTGGAGGGTTAGCAGATGGAAGCAGGAAGGAGAAGGATACACTCAGGGTGGCTGGTATGAGCATGTAGAGGGGGTTCACATGGATGCTCTCAGCCTGTAAAGACACAAACCGATACATTCATGCCTTAAAGCATTTATTAAAAAGTACAATTTGATGGTATTTCCCTCTCAGCTCTTCTATATCAACCCCCTATTCATAAAAATGCAATCCGATGCACATATTTTTGGATTGGTTCAAGCAGTGAGAGAAACTTCAGCCAGAGAACAATTAAATGTGAGTGCATATTGGTGATGCACACCTTCTACGATTTGCAAGAAGATGTTAAAAGGAAACATTAACCGTACCAGAGGTGCAAGAATGGGCAGGAATATGGTGATGGTGGCAGAGTTGCTGGCCACTTCAGTAACACAGGTCACTATGACACAGACAATAGTGATGGTCGCAATTTTAGGAAGAACCCCCAAAGGAACCAGCAGTTTTGCCATCCAGTATGACAGACCagatgcctacacacacacacacacacaaacaagataaAGTGGGGTGGAGTAATGTGAGAATGTGATGGAAGGATGCATTTATCTCTCACAATTGCatttttattataattattattttaggtTTATATTATGTTTCTTTCCACAAGGTCTAAACGGTTTTAATTTATATACACTACTTGCTGATAAGCACTGTTTTAATAGTATTGTTAGTTTAAAATATGCTACAAAAAGGAGACACTTCTAAATGCTCATCTGTGTTTCATTGTAAAATTAAACACCGAACAAAACAACTTGACAACTTGGTCACATGCATAAATAAATGATGAGTTAAATTTACAGTACAATCAAGGCAGACACACATTTAGGTAAAAATAGCACTCACATAATACCAGTGCTATATGGTCCAAATAAAGATTTTTGATTGATTTACTGTGACATTTTGCCCTGGACCAAAAGTTTATTTTTGACTAGACTTCCTCCCATAACTACTGACTGTCACAGATGACAAGCAGCAGTTATTTGTGATGTGTGACAGGAGCTTCACATGCATTGTTCATTACAACATTGTGTTTTTGAAACCATAACAAAGGATGGTCTACTCACCACAGCGCTTCAACAATTACTGAAGACTTTAACTAATGTAAAGGCAAAATTCTATATTCTGGCTATATCCTGCTgttctttgtttcttttaaaaatCATCTGTATGGTAGGCTACTAATTGTACTTCTTCGTTGGAGGAGACTGACCAGTGTTCATTATTTCCTTACCTGTGTGCCCTCAGCCAGTGCAAAACCACCCCCCACAAGAAGACAAATTTCCCAAGGCATACAGGACTGAAAGTCTTTCCATGTGATCAAGGTCTCTGTGGATGTTAAGATTAAGCGATTGATTAAAAGCATGTCTTCCTTCAGCTCAAAGTCAATGTTAACCACGATTTCACAAAGAGTGTAATACAAATGAAGATTTGATCATTTATCATGACTTACCATAGTTATCAGTGCTTACTTGAGCTGGGATGATGAAGAACAGTAAGCCCATCAGAAGGGCCACAGTGGCATCGGTGGCATATCCAGGATGGCTGCTCAGACACAGTAAACATGTCAAGTCAAGAGTATTGGATATGCTGTGTGAAGCTCATTTAGAAAGGTCACTTAAATAACTTACAGCATCCCCACAGCTTTACAATAATACTAGAATGTCAAAAGTACTGAATATATTTAAGACAAACAGCAGTAAATTCTAACATTGTCCAATGTATCCACTGGAAAATAAATTAAGGCTATAATAATCTTATTGATGCAAACAATGTGCTCCGAGTTaatcacattttcttttttttaacaagAGTATGAATCAAGTGAACCCAAAGGAAACATTTACTGGTCTATGACTGCAGTCATACTGTAGTACTCTTTCACTGGATACAGGCCTCAGCTGAACTACTAAACACGGTGTGAAAGAGCCCTTACTCTGGGAACAGGGATGACCAGCCTGGCATGAAGCCTGGCTTCCTGGTGAACCACAGCAGTACCATCATGGAGAAGATTGCTAAGGAGATGATCTCCTGACGACTGCGTCAGTCAGAAAGCAAAACCACAAAGACACTTGTCAGACACATATGGATCATATGGTTACCTATTCAAGGACAAATTCATCCATCTACTCATCCATACTCCTTTCCACTATAAGCAGTCACACCTTATTGGCCCGAGTGCTTTGTATTCTTCCTGCAGGACCTTGGccactgctgtctctctctcgttgtTGCCTGCCTTGGAATGCAGAACTGAACGGAAACTATATTGGGAAAGAGGGTTGAGAGGAATGTTTGTAGAATATCTTTAATAGCAGAACAGATAACAATAGAACATGCATAATAACAGATAACAATAGAACATGCATAATAACAGATAACAATAGAACATGCATTTCTTCACAGCTGTGCCAAATCCAAATGGGGAACGCAACATGTGCAACAAGTGGCAGACAATGTGTTAGAAGTGTAAAAACAACTCTGCACAACATACAGTCAGAGAATTCATTTGCAGTAAAGAGTAGGTGAGGGAAATAACACTGAGGCAGATGAGAAGTTAACGTTAAACTGGAAGCAATAAGATAACCACATTGGAGAGTGGAAAGATAAGAGAAACTTAATTGGAGAGGATTACAAACTTACTCTGAGCCCAAGTATAGCCAGTGTAGCCAGATCCAGGATAAGAAAAGAGAAATAAAGCTAATCGGCAGGCAGAAGATGAACCAGTTCCCAAAGTTGATAGAGTTGCAGTCAGGATATAATCTATAGATAAAGTATGTTTACTATGCATTAGTCTCTTACATTACATATATGTATTATTGGGTACAGATCAGCTGTACTATACATTGTCATAATATGCCTACCAACTATACTAGCTTTACATGTGGCTACCAACTTACTGATGCATGTACTCTGCAAAGATCATGTTGGTGGATGACCCTGTTAGTGCGGTCATACCACCAATTGAGGCTGAATAGGCAATGCACAGAGAAAGGCCTTTACACATCAGATGGTCCTGTCGGGTGCGGTAGTATCCCTGTGATGGTGTACATTGTGCCTCAGAGTCACAGGGTGAACCCTGTCAGAGGAAGACATACATATTAATTGTATGCAGatgtatacatactgtatgcgaTACATATCTAATACACATTTAAAATAATGACAGATGGCTATTGTTACATGTTGTTCAACTCTAACTGGATTCTCTGCAATGAATAATTACATCTACACCTCATACTTTTGGCTTTGTAATGTTTGGCTCAGGGAATTGACTTAACCAAACCATGGCTATTGTGCTTTAACATGGAGAGTAAACTTACTTGATTGTCTGGAATAGATTTTTCAATAGTAATGTCAACTTTCTCCACAGAAGGATCAACACTACAATGGGCAAAAGAGCGAGGAGGGTTTGTTTACTATTAATACATACAGAACATTGAATTGCTTTGTTGTTGAGAGATTGAAATTGTTACCTCATATTTTCTTTAGCCTTCTCATCTTGTCTGTCCATTTCTGTTTGAGTAGTACACATATTTACAAACAAATTGGAACAGATGTAGAGTTTAGAGTGGTTGAGTGTTAATACTATTTACCAGTGATTAGAACAACCATTCTGAGTGGACACTAACCGTCAAGCTGTAAGCCCAGGTTGGAGGTGCCTGTTAGCGCTCGCTTACGCAGCTCTCTGGCCTCACCCTCAGCTGTGACAATCTGCTTCAACACAGCTTCCACAATGGGCATCACCATAGCGACTGCTGAGGTGTTGCTTAGCCACATCGACAGGAAGGCACATCCAACCATGGAGCCAAACATGAGTCTGAAATCACAGGGTCAGCTAAAGCAACATTCACAACAACAATACTCACTATGCCACCAACCATTATCCAAGTAAAAATATGAACTAAGTATTAACACCTCACCATTGGAGGGCGTTTTTACCAAAATGATAACACATCACATTGGGGATCACTGCCAGATAGAAATGTAGTAGTGGAGATGCATTAACTGTGTCTCTCCTTACCGTCCAGGATTAACTCCAACTATGCTGATGAGACCCAGGGCAATCCTCCTATGAAGGCCCCACTTCTCAATGGCTGTGGCGAGGCAAATCACTCcagtgaggaggaggtggaagtcCTTAAAGAACACTGCTGCCACCTAGGAGACAAGTAAACATAATCTCACTTTAGGATTGTTAGGAAGATCCTTGGGTATTTTAATAGTCAAAATAGATCTTTTTTATATAATACCTGTGAAGATTTCATTATGCCAAACAAAGGAAAAAGCATTGCAGGAATCAGGGCTGTAATGGACACAGGCAAAGCCTCGGTGAGCCAGTAGACCCCCATCAGTAAAAGAGTAAAGGCACATTCTGCAACCTAGAAGAGAAAATCAAATATATAACATTTACCATGTTTAGAGCAGTGCTGCGCATAGAAATACCATGTCAAGAAACGACTGTAAGACAGACACAATGTCTAAGCTCCAGAGTGTACACAATAACTAAATGGATAAATGGTAAGGTATACAGAGAGCACTGGTGTTCGCAAAGCAGTCATTCCTGTGAAACCTAATAAAAAATCTACCATAGCTACCATAATCTACCTACTCTACATACATTATATTAATAGGAGCAAAGAACATGTCAATTTTTAATTTATAGTAATCCaattttgaaattgaaaaaaagaaaaacagctaTTTGGAGTGACTGATTGAAAGAGCTTAATCCAAAGATGAGTTAATTTCCTAAACATTTGACACATTTCAAAATTATATAATTGTTTCTAAAACCAAAATGTTGTACATGTTGATAGAAATGCAAGTAAATGCATGCACGTGTATAAATACATACAACCGTATGGTCTGTTGTGCTGCCTGTGTATGTTTACATCCATGTAAATATATTTACCTTGGTGTTGTAAATGAGTGGGATGGGTAGCAGCAGCAAAGGGGTGAGGATGATGAGAATGAGATGGCGGTAAATCCATATGCCCTGGCCTCTCATTTTCTGTCAGACACCTTGGAATGATcacagactgactgactgtctaAGACACACTCATGTGAAATACCTTCTACAATCTAACCTCACTAATAACTAACCAAGATAATCTGGCTAGCGGTCACCTGGCTTTTATCTGTGATAAAGATAGTGCATGGTCAATCAACTTCAGGTGAACCATAAAACATTATTCCTCATTGATAcagatactgtatatgtgcCAAATGTCTCCAAACATGAATAAGATAATACACAGCGCAGGTGTCGTACGATCCTCTGTGATTCCTAGTAGTCCACTGCCCTTCTGTGAAAGAGTGACAGCTATttatacagtttttttcaatcgctaacaagcgcttacccatacttcagatactttttctaaactcttaacacagactcacacctacaaaacacagttggccaaatggataatttacttctcaaaaacacattttgttaaatatattactatgcacacactaactttaccaaaacactggaaatctgactcaaaatgaaattattctgtcaaagaataacacttgttttcatttCACAAGGTACacgcagtcaatcaaagtacaccaggtttcaaaatactggtgTACTTTGCAAAACATGCAATTCATcgtttttacactaaatttcttggttgggaactgtatgtccacatgtaatgttcacattcaaaagcattccagtaaaaagcaaatcagttttttttccctttactgtttactacaggaggcacagtagaaatactgtttacagtatgatagaacagaatttttttacagtattgattacagtgaacaaaatatccatgaaacacacaagagtattctgaacaaaaaaacagcaaatAGCCCAGATAAAAATGGGGGaactaaaaaaacacaaaattactctatctaatctctgcgatcttcagggttaggccacatgttttcatcaacatcgcatcTGATGTTATCCATGGCGATGCACCTGGGATAAAACCGCTTGGTATGTCGGATCCACCCACAATCCACAATCATCAACTGTGATGTCCCTGCAGCCAGCATCCATGGTGGTCATACACCTTCCACCTCCATGCAGAAAAGAACTCCTCTATGGGGTTGAGGAAGGGTGAGTAGGGTGGAAGGAAGAGATGTACCAGTCTTGGGTGGACTTCATGCTGTTATTGCTTGCGAATGATGGAAAGCCACATTGTCCCAGGTGATTACAAAGGTCCTCATGTTTTCACCCTCCTGCTCTGGAACCAGGCGCTGGTGGAGATCATTGAGAAAGGCAAGGAGGCGCTCGGTATTGTAGGGTCCAACCCGACATCTGTGAAGGAGTAATCCTGCATTTCCAATTGCTGCACACATGGTAATGTTTGCCCCTCTCTGTCCTGGCACAGTAACTGTGGCCCTTTTTCCGATAACATTTCGTCCACGTCGACGCCTTTTGGCCAGATTGAATCCTGCCTCATCTATATATATGAATTCATGAGGGGCCTGGTTATCCTCCAATTCCATAACTCTCTGAAACAAAGTTTATGTGAGTCATGTCATTTCTGTATACCATACTGTACTGTAACCTATTACTGTGTAAGTTACCTACTTGCAAAGTGCAAAGCTTATAGAACTGGACATTGAATTGAATATACACTATACCTGGACATATTGTCGTCATAGCTCCTTGACTCTCTCACTGTTCCTCTCAAAGGGAACAGTGTAGAGCTGCTTCATCCGCACTCTGTGTTTGGACAATGTCCGTGTGATGATTGTGAGGCTAATGCTATCGATATTGTCAAATATCTCATGGTCCTCCACAATTCTAGTTTTAATTTCATTCAGCtttattgcattatttgcaacaACCATTTCTACAATGGCAAGCTCTTGATCATTATTGAGGAGCTTTCCTCTTCCCCCAGAGGGTAGAAGACGTTGCATTCTTTAGAGGGACAAAACATTCAACATATGCATTACTGTATGACCATATTGACATGTCAAGTGAGAATAGAAACAATCCATGTAAAATGCAGTACTTACCTGTTGGTTTGTTGAAAGACGCTTATAATAGAGGCAACTGTTGACCGCCTCAAATTGGGCTGCACTCTTTTACCAGCCTCTCTTAGTGAAAGACCATGGTTGATTACATGGTCAATGATGGTGGCACGAATTTCATCACTGACTACTGTTCTTGCAGCCCTTGGAATGCCACCACCACGCATTCTAATACCTTGCCCTCTCCTTGgacctgctcttctccctggccctgcacctctcactgctcctgcacctctcactgcatctcttactgctcctgcacctctcactgctcctgcacctctcactgcatctatcactgctcctgcacctctcactgttCCTGTACCTCTCACTGCACCTCtcactgggcctgctcttctccctgggccccttGGTCTTACTCTTCCTCGTCCAGACATTATAGTGTAGTTAtagttttctgtttttgtttccaaaaacatcactcctcaaagtcctccttttaaaccagactggaatcagctgtgattggcccaatttacccaacataaatcagctgtgtgtcaattattcaattgtttgtttattatcagcTGAGATACATTGCTTTTGAACTAATATcattgcagaagcagaggtttttatactgtatctaaggtttggaatattgtttttgccagagccatataaaggtagagttgcgacaatgggtgttcaaaattcgttaaggtcacgtggttcatgtaaacaaaaagttcccggaagtgattgacaatggattagaatgcattaaataagctactgttcaatgagagacagagccacaattttgggtaattgacagacaataaatgcattgatatacaatatttataacacattgtaattattgtgtaaactgtgtagttatcctaccattacaacaacattaaattaaattccagaccgtAGCCTGCTATATATCGGAAGGTcacctttttttctcccttttacgtagcatatgtgtcacttaatattaatttctgtacaaaaccaagacgggagattctttagaaaacgcaatagcacccaccccataagtgtagcctaggcctaaattatcgttttttaaaaaatgacctAGTACATGActcaagagctgtaaacagtgtttttgagacttcGTGTAGCTTACAAAGGCGCATGGAGATTTTaattttgcaacgagaaactgtaacacagctagtctaagtctaacattaaagggacaccaggcaagcctgatgctttttctctacgaaactccccctcgctcggtctgaagctcttttccttttctttgcgtcttccgtcaagggttttcgctgcttcttcgccggctctgccattatacacacatttacaacaatctctagcgtttcgttagcctgcctctgtgctgtaaactgatactgcttcggtcggcgggtaggatacaccgaacttgcaagtgggatattc
This DNA window, taken from Alosa sapidissima isolate fAloSap1 chromosome 11, fAloSap1.pri, whole genome shotgun sequence, encodes the following:
- the slc13a1 gene encoding solute carrier family 13 member 1 encodes the protein MRGQGIWIYRHLILIILTPLLLLPIPLIYNTKVAECAFTLLLMGVYWLTEALPVSITALIPAMLFPLFGIMKSSQVAAVFFKDFHLLLTGVICLATAIEKWGLHRRIALGLISIVGVNPGRLMFGSMVGCAFLSMWLSNTSAVAMVMPIVEAVLKQIVTAEGEARELRKRALTGTSNLGLQLDEMDRQDEKAKENMSVDPSVEKVDITIEKSIPDNQGSPCDSEAQCTPSQGYYRTRQDHLMCKGLSLCIAYSASIGGMTALTGSSTNMIFAEYMHQLYPDCNSINFGNWFIFCLPISFISLFLSWIWLHWLYLGSDFRSVLHSKAGNNERETAVAKVLQEEYKALGPISRQEIISLAIFSMMVLLWFTRKPGFMPGWSSLFPDHPGYATDATVALLMGLLFFIIPAQVSTDNYETLITWKDFQSCMPWEICLLVGGGFALAEGTQASGLSYWMAKLLVPLGVLPKIATITIVCVIVTCVTEVASNSATITIFLPILAPLAESIHVNPLYMLIPATLSVSFSFLLPSANPPNAIVFSYGHLTTWDMIKAGVGVNVISVLGLLLGTSTWGIPLFNLDIYPDWATNHPMTNSSIIPH